In Flavobacteriales bacterium, a genomic segment contains:
- a CDS encoding glycoside hydrolase family 92 protein: protein MRFFCLLALPLLLHFSSFGQYRTAPEKEVDNYQRTKASDIHVKDEVSETEYSDRVDPFIGTAEHGHTFPGATTPFGMVQISPDNGVKGWDWYSGYHWSSSEIEFFSHKHLSGTGGPDLGDIAMMPFTGKYEREYSFNHENEYARPGYYAVRLDNGILCEFTATPRCAVHRYTFPEGMEKNLKVNLNHSVFIDLNKRTYFKWMSDTTFGGLKKTLGWALSQRCFFAARTSEPFKKQSGAGKATLKFEGGSQVLEIRVGLSTVSVENAQKNLDEEVANKSFDEVRAEAEQLWETELSKIDIEASPETKTVFYTGMYHLMIAPSLLSDVNGEFRNPNGKLEKAEGYHRYSTFSLWDTYRAAHSLFILLKPDVVDDFVRSMLSHYDYRGKLPIWELEANETYCMIGNHSIPVISEAWRKGIRNFDEKKALTACITTADQHTRGLKHYMKKGYVNYGEDESVSKTLEYAYNDWAVAKFAESLGNTDVASRYLARADNYKNLFDTSTGLMRPKDRNGKWLKNFDQFSHKKGLKRHYTEGNAWQYSWSVQHDPEGLVALYGSPKAFETQLDKLFVIDHDLPSTAKLLDVTGLIGQYAHGNEPSHHTVYLYNYSEHPWKGQEMLRRICREFYTEKPDGLCGNEDCGQMSAWYIFSALGFYPLDPVGGQYELGSPLVDKAVMKLANGKTFTVLAENQSPENVYVQKVEWNGQPIDLKISHEQMMEGGELKFTMGSEPKK, encoded by the coding sequence ATGCGCTTTTTCTGCCTTCTTGCTCTGCCACTACTACTCCACTTCTCATCCTTTGGTCAGTACCGAACAGCACCTGAGAAGGAAGTAGACAACTACCAGAGAACCAAGGCCAGCGACATTCATGTGAAAGATGAAGTTTCGGAAACGGAATACTCGGATCGGGTGGATCCGTTCATTGGGACCGCGGAGCACGGCCACACGTTTCCAGGAGCTACCACGCCCTTCGGAATGGTGCAGATAAGCCCTGACAATGGCGTGAAGGGATGGGACTGGTATTCAGGGTATCATTGGTCTTCGTCCGAGATCGAGTTCTTCTCGCACAAGCATTTGAGCGGAACGGGAGGCCCAGACCTTGGCGATATTGCCATGATGCCATTCACAGGAAAGTACGAGAGAGAGTACTCGTTCAACCATGAGAATGAATACGCTCGACCCGGCTATTATGCCGTGCGGCTGGACAACGGTATTCTCTGCGAATTCACCGCTACGCCACGATGTGCCGTTCATCGCTACACGTTTCCTGAGGGAATGGAGAAAAACCTGAAGGTGAATTTGAACCACAGCGTATTCATCGACCTGAACAAGAGAACGTATTTCAAATGGATGTCAGACACCACGTTCGGTGGGTTGAAGAAAACGCTGGGATGGGCCTTGAGCCAACGCTGCTTCTTTGCGGCCAGAACATCCGAACCTTTTAAGAAACAATCGGGCGCGGGCAAGGCCACGTTGAAATTTGAGGGCGGTTCGCAAGTATTGGAAATCCGTGTGGGTCTGTCGACTGTGAGCGTTGAGAATGCTCAGAAAAACTTGGACGAGGAAGTTGCAAACAAGTCGTTTGATGAAGTAAGGGCCGAGGCCGAGCAACTGTGGGAAACAGAACTTTCGAAGATCGACATCGAGGCATCGCCTGAAACAAAAACCGTGTTTTACACAGGAATGTATCACCTGATGATCGCCCCGAGCCTCTTGTCAGATGTGAACGGAGAATTCCGCAATCCGAACGGAAAACTCGAAAAAGCGGAAGGTTATCATCGTTATTCCACCTTCTCGCTATGGGATACGTATCGCGCAGCGCACAGCCTTTTCATTCTGCTCAAACCCGATGTGGTGGATGATTTCGTCAGGTCGATGCTCTCACATTACGATTACCGTGGGAAGTTGCCCATTTGGGAACTGGAGGCCAATGAAACGTATTGCATGATCGGAAATCATTCTATTCCTGTGATCTCGGAAGCATGGCGAAAAGGAATCAGGAATTTTGATGAGAAAAAGGCGCTGACCGCATGCATTACAACGGCCGATCAGCACACACGCGGACTGAAGCACTACATGAAAAAAGGCTACGTGAATTATGGCGAGGACGAATCGGTTTCAAAAACCTTGGAATACGCCTACAACGATTGGGCGGTGGCCAAATTTGCCGAATCGCTGGGAAACACGGATGTGGCCAGCCGCTATTTGGCGAGAGCGGACAACTACAAGAATCTGTTTGACACATCAACAGGTCTGATGAGGCCGAAGGACAGGAATGGGAAATGGCTGAAGAATTTCGACCAATTCTCGCACAAAAAAGGACTTAAACGCCATTACACCGAAGGAAATGCCTGGCAATATTCGTGGTCGGTTCAGCACGACCCAGAAGGGCTGGTTGCGCTTTATGGAAGTCCGAAAGCATTTGAAACCCAATTGGATAAATTGTTCGTGATCGATCACGACCTTCCAAGCACGGCCAAACTGCTGGACGTGACGGGTCTTATCGGCCAGTATGCGCATGGAAACGAGCCATCGCACCACACGGTTTACCTCTACAATTATTCAGAACACCCATGGAAAGGACAGGAAATGCTGAGGCGCATTTGCCGAGAATTCTACACCGAAAAACCTGACGGCCTCTGCGGAAACGAGGACTGCGGACAGATGTCTGCCTGGTACATTTTCAGCGCACTCGGTTTTTATCCGCTCGACCCCGTTGGCGGCCAATACGAACTGGGTTCTCCGTTGGTGGATAAGGCGGTGATGAAACTGGCGAATGGAAAGACGTTTACGGTTCTGGCAGAGAATCAATCTCCCGAGAATGTCTATGTACAAAAAGTGGAATGGAATGGACAGCCGATCGATCTGAAAATTTCACACGAACAGATGATGGAAGGCGGTGAGCTGAAGTTCACAATGGGTTCTGAACCGAAAAAATGA